TGTAACTATTGTTAATGATGTTGACATACTAGACTATTTCCCAAATGACTTCGATTTCATCGATGGAGATGTAGACATCCCCCTTCAAAACACgcaacaaaaaattattcagGGAGATACTGAACTCTCGAGAGAGGGTCAAAAATCACGTGTCTGCAATCCTCGTCTCAAATTCCTTCAAGATCACCTCATGGAGGAAACAAGTGTAACTGATCTTCTTCTTATGGGAGCTGAGGCTATTGAAGCTAGAAATCTTGATCTTGCTTCTATAATTGTTTTGAGGCTAAATACAATACTTCCTAATCAAGAAAACAGAGAAAATTCCCCTGTTGAAAGATTGGCTTTGTATTTTACACAAGCCTTGTTATGCAAGACCTTGAATAATTCATCACATGAATTGTTGAATCTAAATCAATATCAATCAGAGTTCACATCTTCAATGACCGCGTTTCAAATGCTTCAAGAAATCTCTCCTTATGTTAAGTTTGCTCATTTCACCGCGAATCAAGCAATTCTTGAAGCAACAAAAGGGAGTCAACAAGTTCATATATTGGATTTTGACATCATTGAAGGCATTCAATGGCCTCCTTTGATGGTTGATTTGGTTGAAAGAGGAAATACAAATTCTTCTCTAAGGATCACATCACTTGTTAGTGATCATTCAAACTCATGTCATGTAGAAAAAACAGGCCAAAGACTTCAAGAATTTGCTAATTCAATCAATCTTCCTTTCATGTTTGATCAAATCCTCTTAGAGGACTTAGAAAAGTTACAAGTTGTTGTTGAGGGTCATAACAACTTAATAGCTAATGTTATGATCCACCAACTTCACATGCCACAAAGGGGAAGTTCACTAGTCAAGACATTTTTCAATGGACTAAGAAAATTGTCCCCTAAACTTGTTGTCTTAGTTGAAGAAGAGCTcttcaatttatcaaaaatcTCATCTATGCCATTTGTTGAGTTCTTTTGTGAGGCTTTACATCATTACACAACAATATATGATTCAATTCTTGGAGGTTTTGGTGGAGGATACAAGTTAGCATTAAGGGTCATTGAGAAGGAATTTTTAAGAGTTAGAATTTTGGATTCATTAAGACAATTCCCTAGTGATAAATTAGAAAGGGAAAGATGGAGTAAAGGGCTATATTCATtaaaaggttttagacaaattCCAATGAGTTCAAGTAATGTGAGACAAGCCAAGCATTTGGTGAGTTTGTTTAGTGGAGGGTATTGGGTGCAAAATGAACAAAGCAAATTGGCTTTGTGTTGGAAATCAAGGCCTTTGACAAGTGCTTCCATTTGGGTTCCTATATCATCAACTTCTAGTCCTTCAAGCtcaatatctttttaaaaaaatttgtaatataAATTTTGGAACATTATATTTCATGGGAATTAATTAGATTTGGAGGTTATTGAAATATTACAATGTAAATAT
The DNA window shown above is from Solanum lycopersicum chromosome 11, SLM_r2.1 and carries:
- the LOC101262476 gene encoding protein NODULATION SIGNALING PATHWAY 2-like; translation: MECENFQPNYINPYIEYSNLETTFSWNNPSIINPQCSIQDFVTIVNDVDILDYFPNDFDFIDGDVDIPLQNTQQKIIQGDTELSREGQKSRVCNPRLKFLQDHLMEETSVTDLLLMGAEAIEARNLDLASIIVLRLNTILPNQENRENSPVERLALYFTQALLCKTLNNSSHELLNLNQYQSEFTSSMTAFQMLQEISPYVKFAHFTANQAILEATKGSQQVHILDFDIIEGIQWPPLMVDLVERGNTNSSLRITSLVSDHSNSCHVEKTGQRLQEFANSINLPFMFDQILLEDLEKLQVVVEGHNNLIANVMIHQLHMPQRGSSLVKTFFNGLRKLSPKLVVLVEEELFNLSKISSMPFVEFFCEALHHYTTIYDSILGGFGGGYKLALRVIEKEFLRVRILDSLRQFPSDKLERERWSKGLYSLKGFRQIPMSSSNVRQAKHLVSLFSGGYWVQNEQSKLALCWKSRPLTSASIWVPISSTSSPSSSISF